The genomic region ttggaggatggatccTATGGCGTTATATcccgctgaggtccttcccctccccaaaccgcaaCTTCCCTaagctccagcccccaaatctccaggaatcttccaacctggagctggcaaacctacgaAGGCGCATGTGTGCGAGGACCTTTCTCAGCCTGGGGCTGCACAACATTAGTGAGATGTATTTTGTCCATGCTCAGTTCACATGTTCAGGAGCTCTTGATACTGAAACAGATGGTGGAGttcgttctttcccctccctgcaCATTTCCTGACAAATGCAACTACGTTCTATATATACAAATACTGCACCATGGAACAAAACTTACACAATATCTGTTCCTGCTTCTTCTTTCCCCTAAGAATCCAGCTACGGCTTTGGCAAATTCAgagggggtggtggtgaaggCATCCCCACCCTCCCCTTGTTTAAAAAAGGGATGATTCAGAGCGGGAAGGGAAAGCGACTCCTCCGGGGAGCAGAGTCGGGCCAGGAGGCGGTGACAAAGCTCAGCCCTCGTGGGCCAGGCCGGGAAGGAGGCGCGGTTATCGCCGCACAGGCTGCTGGGCTTCCTCGCCAGAGGAGAGCGGCCTTCGGAGAAGCGGAGCAAGCGCCGCCGCGGCCTGTCGGTGGGTGTCGAGCCGGTGCGCGTTAAGGACGCGGGGAAGACGGGCGGCTTCTGGGCGCGCGGGGCTTTCCCAGGCGGCTCGCTGCAGCGCCTCTGGCGCCTTTGGAGGCCTCCCGTTCCCTTCCCGCCGGCCCCACGTGGAGGTTCCTCGGGGGAAACGGAGGCATCGGGGCGGAGGAGGGTTGCTCCGAGGGCTCCTTTGGGGTTGCCTGGATGCTGCATGCAACGCACCACAGTGCAGCGACACCGACTGGGGTCGCTGGGCGGAGGAGGCAGAGCGAGGCAAATGGGGACCTGGGCACGCAATACTTAGCCCAGGGAGGGGGCTGGCTGTTGAGCTAAATGGGGGCTTGGAGCTGAGCACGGCGGCCGAAGGCTACTCGCTGGTGCAATTTTGGGGGAGCAGAGGGGTGGGGGATAGTCTTGAGACAGTGGGGAAGCGTCAGCCCCCGGCTCCCACGTGCTAAGCGGGGCGAACATAGCATATCCGGGGTGGAGTATAGGGAAAACGTAATGCAGACTTGTGAAAGCcggtttcaggtgggtggccgtgttatctgtagtcatagatccagaggagttagccgtgttagtctgtggtagcaaaatcgaagggagtccagtaacacctttaagactaaccaactttactgtaacataagctttcgagaatcacagttctcttcgtcagatgtatcatgcatctaacgaagagaactgtaattctcgaaagcttatgctacagtaaagttggttagtcttaaggatgctactggactcttttcgatcgtGTTGTCTGTAGTGGAGGAGCGAGATTCGGGTCCCGTTGTGCCTTAGAGTTGCAACTGGACTCGCATCTTGTTAAAGCCAGATGTCTTCGCCTaccattcccccttccttccctcctgctgttGTAAATGGGGAAAGGGGCAGTGCAGATTTGTGTGAATAGCAGATGGCACCTTCTTTACTAAAACGAGCTGGAGGAGAAGTGGAGTGATTCCTTTGCCTGAGCTCTTTCCCCTCGTTTTCCGTTGAGAACATTCCGTAGCTACTACTTCTACCTCACActttttctgttctgctgaagGAAAGTGACTAAGCTGGTGAGCATCCAAGATTTCTCCGGATGGCTCCTGCTTTGCACTGCTGTAGTAAGAGCTTATTTAGTCTGCATACTTCAGGCACGCTCCAGCAGCAGAGATCTTATTGTGAGAATGGAGTGGTTATGTgagtggtttcaggtgggtagctgtgttggtctgcagttggagagcaagattctagtccagtagcatGTTGAAGACCAACCTAGTTTCTAGGGTATGACCTTTCCAGATATGAAAACAGAAGTTTGTGGTGATTGGGTCAAATAATAAGTGctcttacatactgctcttctagacagattagtgttccacatagagtggtgaacaaagtcagtgtagtTATTATCCCTATGATACAgatagggctgagaggagtggctcacccaaggccacctgctgagctcagggcagaagTGGGATTCCAACCTGCAGAGGGATCcgcagctcaaccacttaaccactatactacagcagcttgCTTTGGAGGCAGGTAGTAGTCTTGAGGTGATAGAGTAGATTTTTGTTCATTCAGGCTGCAGCGGAGGGATACCATTTTAAAATGCTTGCCGGTATTAGAAATAAGCAGAGTCCATCATTCTGAAAACAAACATCTTAGAGGTgcccattcctttccctggtGAGCTAGCTTTATACTTGCAGGGACATCTTTATTTaggggaaaggtttttttaaaaaaatgtgttcatCTGCAGTTTGAAGTGGTACAATGTGGCCCACCATTGTGTTCTGTTACATATGCAAGCTCTTCTACCTGGTGGGAAACGTAGCTAATGTCTGATTCTAAAGCTGATCTGTGAAGTTTCTTGGAGAGACTctagtgactttaaaaaaaaaacactctgtgATGTTTTTCACAGTGATTCTTTCAGGAGATGCTAGAATCTAAGACCTAGTTCTGAGTGAGCTGGTCAATTTGCATTTGGGCTGTATCACCTCAAACTTCAAGTGGGTATGAATATGCTGTGCAGTACAAATGAGAGGCAGTGAACTGGCTGGCTGGGCTGTCAGCATGGCACCCGAACCTCTCTTTGACATGCAAGGGTCCCATCTACTGATTTTAGCCCTGCCTTCATATTTACACTGATGCTGTGGGTCAGTGGTGGAGCACTTGCTTGGCACGCAGAAAGCCCCAGGTTGAATTtccggcatctccagctaaaaggatcaggtagtaggtagtGAGAAAAGACTTCTTCCGGAGATCCTGGAGACTGACTGTCAATCAGAGTTGACAACgttgaccaatggtctgacagtATAGTTCAAGGAGCTGAGGGAATGCTGGAACAGTAACAGACTCCTTGATGGTAAGAGtcgttcctcagtggaacaggcttcctctggaggtggtgggctctcctttggagctTTTacagcagaggccagatggccatcagtcagcaatgctgattctgtgagtcACTATAaacttaggcagattgtgagagggcgGGCAAGAAGGGGGTGAGGTAGTGctcggctcttgtggccctttcttatgagCCCacggtaatgctgatcaccactttcaggtcaggaaggaattttccagaTTGTCCCAGGAttcggggtgggtggggttgctttcctctgggtattgagcaggagtcactggggggtAGGGGGAGATAGCTGTGTGTTTCCTGCATTGTAGAGAGTGTTGGCCGAGCtaacccttggggtcccttccagctctatgattccgTGATCCTTGAAATCAAATAAATACTGCAGTCATGGCCAAATGCATCTCATAAGAAGCACGGAAAGGAAGCTGCCCTGCTTTGGCTAGGGACTGACTGTACACACCATGCACATTAGTACGTGCTAAGTGGAAAAGTCCAGCCAACCTTATACTATTCCTCTGACAATTCCTAAAGGGAAACTCCAAACTCTGAGgctgtaaacctctgaatatcagtgccaggaggcaactggCCTCTATgctttgttggccctccagagtaactggttgcccactgtgtgagacaggatgctggactaaattgACCACTGGTCAGAtctagcaaggctcttcttatgttcttaaatatgTGCTGCTTGACTGACCCCTTTTCTCATCTGCTTTCCCAACCTTTCTCTGTACAAAATCATCTGATGTATTCCAAGCTGTCTTTCTGAGCGAGATGGCTGAGCTGCCTTGTCATGTTTTGCATATGTTTgattattttatttctgcttctaatgtgggtttttttttaacatttttactgtgagtttaaatgtaggcctctgtGGAAAGGAGGGGGGCCGGACAGATGAGTGGACTGTACTGTACCCTAGGGGGTTGAGTGGCCTGTAGTTTTGAGAGAgtatgctgagagaaagtgtttatTCTGGGCAAAACAGGGAAGCTGAGTGGAGCCTGAATTGGCTGTATGgtgtttttgaaaatttttatctAAGTTAGACAAACTGTGTATGCACCTGGGcattctgtgtatatctgagtgagagattaatctatctaggtcaggcaagctacgtggaaaggcctgagtgaatctctgagtgattccgcacacgttggataatgcacttccaatcctctttatagatcatttggaacggagtTTTTTGTGcgtggaacaaataatccacctcaaacgattgataaagtgcattgaaagtgcattatctaacgtgtgcggaatcgcCGTAAGTCTATGTGGATCAgaaaagagtttattctgttagtgaagacttgtgtggaaaattactctgtgtgattgagtctgtgaatatacctttaagaagatgtAATCTATTTGAAACTGAAAAGTTTAACTTttttgaaaccaatatgcttatccaAACTCATGTTTatgtacctataaataaattctatttttgtttaagaaaaaaagatcctttttttttacctcacagctacCCTCGCACACTGTTTTGTCAAACTACTATCTATAAAAAGTcctcctatattaccagttaaaccaaAGAGGTTGAAGACAAAAGCCTGTggaggcagcaaaaacctttgaGGAAGAcagagaggcagcaatataaaggtcacacaaaaacaaaagggaaggtgtttttGAGGTATAAgtttgggtaaagtagagaacacctgaagttctctgtgagtggaaatataaggagtaTTTATTAGGACCAAGGGTCTTCTGTGGTATAAGTTTAAGGAAACATAAGGAGAAGCTGAACTAAacatccaaaggcaaaggtttaaacaCAGGGTAAATCATTACAGGGTGGTATCAAAAATAAGCAAAACGTTAACATGCATGCTCTCTAAAACCTCTTTTTAAAGGACCTACAAGTCATGACTTTGTGGCCTCTAACATTTGAATGTTTAAATGGAAACACAAACAGTGCTGTCTTATTGCAAAACTtcctaaatagggttgccaggtctttataccctcccagtggccggtgggggcggggaagtCTAGCACTTTCCTTGTACCTCGTGTGTAGTGGTCACTTCCGAGAAGTGTCATTATCATGCTGGCCACAAGCATCCTTCCttgctttgcatggggctaattctgaattttctggggccaaaattggccccagcaaagagcAGGAGAATGCTTGTCATTTTAGCAAGTGATATCATCGCACCCCACCAGGAGCGTGTCCGGTGCATGCTTTCCCGGGTTACCTGCTAGAAAAAATGTTTTTGACAACTTAAAATCTACAACAGCAGTAAATGCTGCTCTGATTGTAGGTggtgaaaatggccgaaaatggaGACAGTGAAAATATGTCTgatttggaaaggaaaatctgccaGCAAATTGAGGTATGATTTTTAATGTTTCATGTTTGTAGAATACCTAGGATAGGATCCAAAGGTTTCTTCCAGAAGGGGAAGTGCTCTTCTACTTATGCAAGGAGGGGCAGTCTCACTCCAAGTTCCCCCTGAAATCCCCCGCAGCTCGAAAGAACagcatcttggggggggggtggtcatGGAGGGTGCAGTAGAAAGGGGGAAATGGGAAAGATCTATTCAGTGGTGGTTTAAATGTAACCTCCACATTACAAATTTGGCACTAGACATCTTTTGAGCACTAATGCAACATGTGTTCAGCCAGTACAAATGAATATTTCCTGTAGCAATAAAATACAGATAGGCTCAGTGGTGGGAGGTGTCACTTTATCTACTAGATGAGGTTTGTTTTTCTGCTGGACTTCAAGATTGAACTCTTGGAGTGATGTCGTCGTCTCCCTTAGAGTTGGAATCCATACATACTACCTAGCTACTTTCCAAGCTTCAGTTTTTATCAGTTTCCATTATAATTAAGAGAAATGCACCATGCAGATTTTGTAATGCTGGGTATTTCTCTTGCGTGAATAAATGCAGATAGAAATCAAGAATATTTTTAGTAGCTGCGAGACAAGAAACAAGCTACTTGGGTAAGTGTAGCAGTGGTCTTTTTGCTTGGTGCTAATATGTGTGTTATTCCAACTGATTTTGCAGTACTATTTTGGCGATCACAACCTACCACGAGACAAGTTTCTGCAGGAGAAGATCAAGCTAGATGATGGCTGGGTGCCTTTAGAAATAATAATCAAATTTAATAGGTAAATCTTGTGTGTCCTTATGTGAAATGTGGGGTCATAACCTCATGGGAGGGAAGAATGAACTTGTTCTGTGGCACAGCAGTCTTGCAGGACAGATTTGTTTTACTTTTTTCCAAACTTAAATGggaccttttaaaaataatgcatCTAAATTAAATTTCTGGGTTTGTCACTGTGGTATAACAATTAAAAAGTGTCTGTTTGAAATGAACTCACACTTAATTTTATTCAGCACAGTCTAAAGCCAGTGATCATGGTTTTCCTCACTACCCCCCAGTGCCACTTATACTGCAGAAAATATATCTAATAAAGGGATTGGTTGTAAAGGGCTTTTGTATAGAGGTCTCTGTTCACATTCAAAGATGTTAAGCATCTTGAAGACTAGTAAATTGAACCTGGCAGAAGCGAAGACTGAACATTATTGGCAGGTCATTGTTTTTGCATGACATGGAAAGTCATGCTGCTTGCAAACAGTGTCTAACTATAAATAAAGTtgcacaataataaataataactcaTGACCTGTTGTGTTGTATTTATAATACTGGATCTCAAAAGACACATTTGTGCCCCTAGCTTATTTTTGGACCGAGGGGAAAAAAGACTAACGTGAATGTTTGATAGGGTCATAGATGCGGTTTTAACAGAGCAAGTGTTGCCTTTATGTTTTCTTATTGTATTTAGagaactggtgtttttttttttttttaaatctgagttttatttttgaaaaaatccTCAGCTACTTTATCTTGCAACTTCTCCTAGGTTAAATCGCCTTACAAAAGACTTTGATATAATAGTGGGAGCATTAAGAAAATCAAAGGCAGGGCTTATGGAAGTCAGTGAAGACAAAACTAAAATACGAAGATCTCCAGACAAACCTCTGCCAGAAgtcactgaacaatacaaaaatgCAGTTAAAAGCAGATCTGTGTATATTGTAAGTGAAAATGATTCTCTTCTTTAGTTTATTTCAGACTTGCCTTCAGGAATCTTGTTTTGTGCTGGTGATCCTTATATTTTTGCAAAGGAGTGTTTTAGGCCATGAATTCAGTTACTGTTAAAGTCATActcattgggggggggagtctgcccccagcgctgccagggagggagtgCCAGGAACAGCTCGTAGCTGCTGGGAGCGCACGGGCAGCAGCGcgggcgaaaggcagcgcaggggactgtgaagccgcccgcgccatttggctgccccgcaggacgggcaAATGGCGCTGGcagccatgctgccttttgcctgccctgcaggacaggaggcagccagctgccccctgtcctgtggagaggcaaatggcacaggcggcttcccaccccgcatgctgcctccaccactccaccctgcgtgatgatgaggggtcggactagggttgcccgggatgccggcaaccctagatccaaccCTGCTCATTGAACTTTACTCTTGCTCTGGGAGTTCTTAGAATTCCCCCAGAATGTTGCCCAGTGCATCATGGGAGAAGTCTAGTGAGAACAGGGGAGCTGCATTTCAGGGAAGAAGCACATTAAGAAAACCCCAGGATTACAAGATGAGACACAATTTGAAGATGACTGGTTCACAGTTACCTCAGGTCTTACTGACCCAGAAATCTTAAAATTTAGTTTGTATACTTTTACTTTGTTATGCAGTTTGAAAATATGCAGATCTACCTGTTCTTGTTAATTCTGCGTAGTTTGCGCCATTTTTCTTTGCCAGAAGGAGACATAAGGAACTACACTTTCTTCCTGCACTGATGCCTCTGTTGTCTGCAAACTTGAAATCAGAGGTTCTCAAAATGTCACATTGCAACAGATAAATTATGTCATTGTGCAGCATGGCGGTTGGTAATGCAGAAAAACATGTAGCCCATTGGAAGTAAATAACGGGCCAGTTCTCGTTGGCTACAGTAGGACTATACCAGGTATAACATGATCTGACTGTCCCTGAATTAGTGGCCTTCTTTAAAGTTTTTGTctctgtgtgtggggtgtgtgtacgTGTGTTTGAAAACTCTTTAACTTCTCCGAACCTTGTTTTGCAGAAAGGCTTCCCGTTAGATGCAACTCTTGATGATATCAAGGAATGGCTAGATAAAAAGGGCAAAGTAGAAAACATTCAGATGAGGAGGACACTCCAGAAAGCCTTTAAGGTAACTGATTTTAAACAGAATTCTTCCAAGGATGAGCTTTCTTTGAGAATGTTCCACTGATCTAACTTATTACTCCTTGATTCAATCAGGGTTCGATATTTGCAGTATTCGATAGTGTTGAATCTGCAAGGCAGTTTGTGGAGATTCCAGGCCAAAAATACAATGATACAGAACTAATTGTGCTTTTCAAGTAAGTACGACTTTAAACGATGCCCTTAGTGTTCTGGTATAGCCCTGGCAGGTCTGTTGCTGCGcgcacctggactgcatgatgacatcactacgtgtgatgtcatcatgccgctgGAGCTGGCCCCACTGGCactgcgggtggctgggatggcatgcgGGTGGCCTCCTAACCCTCCCTCTCGGTTGCCGCacactgccccagctgcctgccgtgcctggcccacagttgTGTACTGACAGCGGTGCGAggcagctgggaggctgcctgctcagactgccctgcgCTGTGGCCGCTCGCTTGGGCTCTAGgcgtggcgggtggctggggaggtgcgtGTACATCCTCCCAGCCTTCCCGCTTTGTTGCTCTGCACGCTGCCCCGGACATCTGCTGCGCTTGGCCCACAGCgcgtgctggcagtggcagcacaggggagggctgggaggctgcagcagctgcgggccagacatggcaggcagccggggtggcatgcgggcagcttcccatccctcctgctcagctgctagtgctgccaccaccagctccgcagcgcgcaccccctccggcacctcagcgcttgaggcggttgccggacctgcctcaatggatgcGTGAGCTTTGAGCCCTGGGAAGGCATCCTAtgtagaaatgtttttaaaaattattctgaaaACTTTGCTGTACATTACTGAAGTGTGTAACACTCCGGTGTCCTTTTTTGATGCAGTTCATTTGTTACCATTTAATTTCTTACGACAAACCAAGTTGAGAGACAGAGAATGGTCCAAGTTTGCTCAGTCGGCTTCATGACTGAGTGGGCATTGTGAGTCTTGCTTCCCTGTCTCAGAAGTTCCATCTACTTCATTGCATAGGTTATACCATCTTGTCCTCCTCCTTTGACAAAGGCAGCCAAACTATAATAGATTTGCTCATATGTCTGTTGTGGGAGCTGTATTGTAGGACTCTCTTCTTTTGGCCCCATGTTAACAAGTGCCAGAAAATTAGTTTAGTATTCTTTCTGCTTCCTATCTTCTACAACTTTGCAGTGCTTTACACTTTACACTAACTGCTGTctgagaaaggaagggagaaggTGGGGAGTGGAGCGTAGTCATGCCTTAGAGATACCGATGGCCAGTTTTAGCATGAGAGAATGCCTGTCGACACTAGTTGGTAACCCCTGTCTAGGCTGACATCTCAGATAGTTACTGCATATATAAATAGTAGCTCCCAAATTGGTTTTTAATTAGGTCATCCTTTGCGCAGGGATGATTACTTTGCGAAGAAGAATGATGAGAAAAAACGGAACAGATTGGAAGCAAAAGCAAAGGCCAAACAGTAAGCTGCGACTTTGCATATTGAAAGAGCATCTTTGATTGGTTGTGAATTTGGCAGAAGGTTGCTTGACTGGCTGTGCGATCTCTTTGTAACAGGGAGAAGGAAGAGAAACAGAAGCAAGCTGAAGATGCTGAAATGGTACATAATCCTTGATTTGATTAATTGGAGTCATTGCTGCAGTGTTTGGTTTTTTGCTCAGACCTCAGTCAGGGCTTCTCTAAAAGGAAAACTTGGAATTGCATGTATGTAGCATGTGTGACTACAACACACCTTGTGCATTTTTGTTCTGTACATGCCTTAGAGTTGTGTTCCTTTACAATTAAAAGTTGACATAGAGGGGGAGAAAATGCTCAGAACGGAGATTTAATAGCACACGTGCAAAAAACTTGTGCTTTCATACTGCAAAATTATTCCCCTGCAAGTGCACGTTTTGAGTTGGAtcccatgggggaaaaaatcccacCAGTAGAAGAATGGGGCACTTTTCAATGATTGCCCCATGTGAACTGCAGACGTCCAAATCAGTCTTCACAACAGTTCCTAGGCATTCCCTGGAGCAGCATTCGAGGCTGCTGGCAGTGATGGGAGAAGTTCTGGGCAAACATTGGATCAGATACTTCAGCTGGGTACATCAAAATGAACATCAGTTCTCAGGAACTTGTGCATTAGACGCCAGAATGTTTTATTTACTCTAGAACGCTTGAACTAAGGAATGTTGATTCATTGTCGTTTCTAGCAGTTCAAAGAAACGCAGGCGATCACTGCAAGAGTTAAGTAGGCCATTTAGCTCTGTACTAGCAACAGGAATCTTTCCCAAGGCTCAGCAATGGAATATGTGGATTAAATTGCCCCTAAGGCAGCTAGAGTGCTGTAAAGCAGAATTGTATGGAAGAGTCCCCCTTGTGATTAGAAATTACAGTCTGGGGTGGACTTCCAGATCAGAGTACTATTTCTGGATAAACTAGCATCTCTGCATGCCCACTCCacccctttttaaaataaattaatcatTGAGTATCTAATTCATAAGAGTTTTTTTTACCTGATGCTTTTTGGGAATCTGCGTTTGCAGGAGGTTTGGAGAAAGTGTGTGTGATTTGGTTGCTAGGAGGCTATGTTACATAAAAGGCCATTCTAACAAAGGTGGAAGTCACTATGCAAAATCTTATGGAGCAATTGTGAATTCACAGAGTGAATGTAGCTCTTTAGTTGAGAGTAAGTACAACAGTTATACTTAACTGGGTTCTAACTCTCCCTCCATCATCagtgtttaatttaaaaaatggtctGCTCACAATTTCAAGAATTGGTCCCGTTCTCATATGGTGTGGTGGTAAGAACCTGCATCCTATGCAACTGGGGAAGTTACCAGTCTTCGATTTAATGAAACTATGTACAGGAAGGCTGTACAAAATTCTGAGTTTGAAAGAAAATTCAAAGCACACAAATGGCATTCTAAAGTTGAGGTTACAAAGCATTTGAGCTTTATTCGCTGTATCTAGAGAGATGTTATCTATGGCACTGAAGTAAAGCTGCACTACTGGAGCACGTTATAAAAACTGGATCCATATTAAGCCTTGCAGGGGGTCAAAAGCACATGACTGTGTCCTTAAACAATGAGAGAGCTTCTGGGCAGAAGTCTTGCAGCCAAGGCACATTTCCAGAAACGCAGCAATTAATAGTGCTGAATGATTCAGCACCCAGGAACTGGTGAGCTGATGAAAGGGTCCCATCTGTTATAACACTGTCCAGCTGTCATTCGGCCCCCAAGGAAATAAGTGGGATACAGTTCTTCCCTCCCTTTTATCACAAAATAGCCcggtgaggaaggttaggctgagagagggtgtggctcagttcacccagcaagcctcgGGGTGGAGGGGGCTTTGTTCgagtctcacccccccccccactcaggcCTCCTACATTAGCTTTGTACTGTGTTTCAAGGTAGTCTTAACTATGTATTGTCTAAAAACAGAGAAACTCGATTTCACCCCAATAATCTTCAAGAATATAAAGGCTGTCCTATCTAACAGGAGTtgtcttctttccttctcttgctttttttaaattaaaaaaaaaaagaaatccctgGAGGAGAAGCAGGGATGCTTGCTGAAATTTTCTGGAGACCTTGAAGATCAGACTTCCCGAGAAGATCTCCATGCAGTTTTCTCAGATCATGGTGAAATTAAATGGATAGACTTTGTCAGAGGTGCAAAAGAGGTCAGAGATGGGTTACTTGTAATATTTGAAAAAAGATGTATTAAGCAAATGAGGCAACGTTTCCACTTTAATATATGTACATTTTATTTGTCTTAAACTTT from Eublepharis macularius isolate TG4126 chromosome 2, MPM_Emac_v1.0, whole genome shotgun sequence harbors:
- the SSB gene encoding lupus La protein, with the protein product MAENGDSENMSDLERKICQQIEYYFGDHNLPRDKFLQEKIKLDDGWVPLEIIIKFNRLNRLTKDFDIIVGALRKSKAGLMEVSEDKTKIRRSPDKPLPEVTEQYKNAVKSRSVYIKGFPLDATLDDIKEWLDKKGKVENIQMRRTLQKAFKGSIFAVFDSVESARQFVEIPGQKYNDTELIVLFKDDYFAKKNDEKKRNRLEAKAKAKQEKEEKQKQAEDAEMKSLEEKQGCLLKFSGDLEDQTSREDLHAVFSDHGEIKWIDFVRGAKEGIILFKCSAKEALSKAEEANNGSLQLRAKDVTWEVLEGDVAKEALKKIMEGQQELLNKKKGRGRKGKGGKGARGAQDKKVKFLGKKTKFESEDEEEGEDNSTTGPASPKKRPLEDTEQEERASKQLKTENGAGDQE